The DNA window TAGCCCGCCCACTCGCCGGCGAGATCGCCGGTGATATTCTCGCGCCAGTGTTCGAACGACTGCTTGCAGTCGTCGCTCTCTTCGATGTGATCGACGAACCCTGCGCCGGGTGACTCGAGTTCGGTGCCACAGAACGGACAGTGTATTGGATTCGTCCAGTCTGCTGTCGTGTTGACTGCCATCGGTTCCGGTGAGTATCATCATCTATCATATACGTGTTCCCCGTTAAGATCTATTATAATTAGTATGGTGTATAATACCACTAGACCAATTTGCCACACTGGCAGCCACTACTTCTCG is part of the Natronorubrum sediminis genome and encodes:
- a CDS encoding DUF7501 family protein, which encodes MAVNTTADWTNPIHCPFCGTELESPGAGFVDHIEESDDCKQSFEHWRENITGDLAGEWAG